In Osmerus mordax isolate fOsmMor3 chromosome 23, fOsmMor3.pri, whole genome shotgun sequence, one DNA window encodes the following:
- the per1b gene encoding period circadian protein homolog 1b isoform X1, giving the protein MSYDNSNSAPGSDSRGRLGRSEEVEEREAGPGGNPLNNNGDASASEGTNRERGSSPGSGGSSGGDPRGPNSDDTDGLSSGNDSRGRPSTRSSHGSSNGKDSAMLLETTDSNKSSTSQIPSPPSSSLAYSLLSGSSEQDPPSTSGCSSDQSARVRTQKELMKALRELKIRLPAERRGKGHSSTLEALKYALNCVKQVRANQEYYHQWSVEECHDCSLDLSTFTIEELDNITSEYTLKNTDTFSMAVSFLSGKVVYISPQGSSLLRCKPERLQSTIFSELLAPQDVSTFYSSTAPCRLPAWAACIGSVSPSVECTQEKSMFCRISADRAHGGEMRYYPFRLTPYQLTLRDSDSSEPQPCCLLIAERVHSGYEAPRIPTDKRIFTTSHTPSCLFQEVDERAVPLLGYLPQDLVGTPVLLYLHPEDRPIMVAIHKKILQFAGQPFDHAPLRMCARSGEYLTIDTSWSSFVNPWSRKVAFIVGRHKVRTSPLNEDVFTPPRGCDPRAVTPEVVQLSEQIHRLLVQPVHSGSSQGYSSLGSSASRGSRSHERPHLSAASSSDSNGPADAKVAAVAAHNPMTFQQICKDVHMVKTNGQQVFIESRNRAPLRKHAATGAVGGLRAIGGTDPIKDLIADVAGLPKNPPPTEQVRKEPPSNYSYQQINCLDSIIRYLDSCNVPNTVKRKCGSSSCTASSTSDDDKKQETSSTAKGPAVSLVGDSAPMPPLAMHSKAASVASVTSQCSFSSTIVHVGDKKPPESDIVMEEAPPTPTPAPPPAAPAPPAPPAVAVAPPSPAAQPEREGARRGGRFGLTKEVLSAHTQQEEQAFLCRFRDLSQLRVFDPASALRCPPTATSPLARGARCSRDYPAAGGSSGRRRGRGGKRLKHQESSDQRTPLRGPSAANACPSTYPLPMPLGAPTTSSSWPTSVASQASLPSVPYPPGMLPIYPIYPPLSQPVPVPDPSLAVGLRFPALQTPQIMPPMMTLVLPNYMFPQLNPSIPQMAGPMAQPGAAVMPPGHQHFYNPNAAFPFAAPMAQPLPMPAGVPVQGPRAPSRSSTPQSCGQAQAEREGADSPLFQSRCSSPLNLLQLEESPSNRLEVATALVATALAAAPSAQGAGAGSEGSSNQRSSEDHSKENENGETNESNQDVMSTSSDLLDLLLQEDSRSGSGSLGTGSSGSGSGSGSGSSGSGSGSGSGSNGCSSSGSGTRSSQSSHTSKYFGSIDSSENDHSRKPPAGGASGDEQFIKSVLQDPIWLLMANTNDTVMMTYQMPVRDMEAVLRQDREALRPMQKHQPRFTEEQKRELSQVHPWIRTGRLPRTINVSACMGCKSPPLAAPYDVETHEMELGGVLEATEEGAAQEKAKAQPDAAMDEGEASHGKTQGNDQEMTTEEQEVTSQKAVATVMTH; this is encoded by the exons ATGAGTTATGACAACTCAAACTCCGCCCCAGGAAGTGACAGTCGGGGGCGGCTGGGCAGgtcagaggaagtggaggagcgGGAGGCGGGACCAGGAGGCAACCCCCTGAACAACAACGGCGACGCGTCCgcttcggagggaaccaaccGGGAGCGAGGATCGTCGCCCGGCAGCGGGGGGTCCTCCGGTGGGGACCCGAGGGGCCCAAACTCAGACGACACGGACGGGCTGTCGAGCGGGAACGACTCCCGGGGGCGCCCGTCCACCCGGAGCTCCCACGGCTCCTCCAATGGCAAGGACTCGGCCATGCTGCTGGAGACCACAGACAGCAACAAGAG CTCCACCTCCcagatcccctccccccccagcagctCGCTGGCGTACAGCCTGCTGAGCGGCAGCTCCGAGcaggaccccccctccacctccggcTGCAGCAGCGACCAGTCGGCGCGCGTCCGCACCCAGAAGGAGCTGATGAAGGCCCTTCGGGAGCTGAAGATCCGCCTGCCGGCCGAGCGCCGCGGCAAGGGCCACTCGAGCACGCTGGAGGCCCTGAAGTACGCCCTCAACTGCGTCAAACAAGTCCGAG CCAACCAGGAGTACTACCACCAGTGGAGCGTGGAGGAGTGTCACGACTGCAGCCTGGACCTGTCCACCTTCACCATTGAGGAGCTGGACAACATCACCTCCGAgtacacactcaaaaacact GACACGTTCTCCATGGCGGTGTCGTTCCTGTCGGGGAAGGTGGTGTACATCTCCCCGCAGGGCTCGTCCCTGCTGCGCTGCAAGCCCGAGCGGCTCCAGAGCACCATCTTCTCTGAGCTGCTGGCCCCCCAGGACGTGTCCACCTTCTACAGCAGCACGGCCCCCTGCCGCCTGCCCGCCTGGGCCGCCTGCATCGGCtccg tgtccCCCTCGGTGGAGTGCACCCAGGAGAAGTCCATGTTCTGCCGGATCAGTGCCGACCGGGCGCACGGCGGCGAGATGCGCTACTACCCCTTCCGGCTCACGCCCTACCAGCTGACCCTGAGGGACTCGGACTCCTCCGagccccagccctgctgcctgCTCATCGCCGAGAGGGTCCACTCTGGATACGAGG ctCCCCGCATCCCCACAGACAAGAGGATCTTCACCACCAGTCACACTCCCAGCTGTCTGTTCCAGGAGGTGGATGAGAG gGCGGTGCCTCTGCTGGGCTACCTGCCCCAGGACCTGGTGGGGACCCCAGTCCTGCTTTACCTGCACCCAGAGGACAGGCCCATCATGGTGGCCATCCACAAAAAGA tcctccagtttGCAGGCCAGCCGTTCGACCACGCTCCCCTGAGGATGTGCGCCCGCAGCGGGGAGTACCTGACCATCGACACCTCCTGGTCGTCCTTCGTCAACCCCTGGAGCAGGAAGGTGGCCTTCATCGTGGGCCGTCACAAAGTCAGGAC gagccCCCTGAACGAGGACGTGTTCACCCCACCGCGCGGCTGCGACCCGCGGGCCGTCACCCCGGAGGTGGTGCAGCTGAGCGAGCAGATCCACCGCCTGCTGGTGCAGCCGGTGCACAGCGGCAGCTCCCAGGGCTACAGCAGCCTGGGCTCCAGCGCGTCCCGGGGCTCCCGCTCTCACGAGCGCCCGCACCTCAGCGCCGCCTCCTCCAGCGACAGCAACGGCCCCGCCGACGCCAAGGTCGCCGCGGTCGCCGCGCACAACCCC atgACGTTTCAGCAGATCTGCAAGGACGTGCACATGGTCAAGACCAACGGGCAGCAGGTCTTCATCGAGTCCCGCAACCGAGCGCCACTACGAAAGCACGCCGCCACAG GAGCGGTCGGCGGTCTCAGAGCCATCGGGGGCACTGACCCCATCAAGGACCTGATAGCAGATGTAGCTGGGCTTcccaagaaccccccccccaccgagcAGGTCCGGAAAGAGCCCCCCAGCAACTACTCCTACCAGCAGATCAACTGTCTGGACAGCAtcataag GTACCTAGACAGCTGCAACGTTCCCAACACGGTCAAGAGGAAGTGCGGCTCGTCCTCCTGCACCGCCTCGTCCACGTCGGACGACGACAAGAAGCAGGAGACTTCCAGCACCGCCaaag GTCCGGCTGTCTCCTTGGTAGGGGACTCGGCTCCGATGCCGCCCCTGGCCATGCACAGTAAGGCCGCGAGCGTAGCGTCAGTCACCTCCCAGTGTAGCTTCAGCAGCACCATCGTCCACGTGGGAGACAAGAAGCCCCCCGAGTCAg ACATCGTCATGGAGGAAGCCCCGCCCACTCCGacgccagcccctccccccgccgCCCCAGCCCCCCCGGCTCCGCCCGCCGTGGCCGTGGCCCCGCCCAGCCCGGCGGCCCAGCCCGAGAGGGAGGGCGCTCGGCGAGGGGGCCGCTTCGGCCTGACCAAGGAGGTGCTGTCGGCCCACAcgcagcaggaggagcaggcctTCCTCTGCCGCTTCCGAGACCTCAGCCAGCTGAGGGTGTTCGACCCCGCCTCCGCCCTGCGCTGCCCGCCCACCGCCACCAGTCCCTTAGCCAGAG GGGCACGTTGTTCCCGTGACTACccagcagcagggggcagtaGTGGCCGGCGGCGTGGCCGGGGAGGCAAGAGGCTGAAGCACCAGGAGAGCAGCGACCAGAGAACCCCCCTCCGGGGCCCCAGCGCCGCCAACGCATGCCCCTCCACCTACCCCCTGCCCATGCCCCTGGGcgcccccaccacctcctcctcctggcccacCTCAGTGGCCTCCCAGGCCAGCCTTCCCTCGGTGCCCTACCCCCCCGGCATGCTGCCCATCTACCCCATTTACCCCCCGCTCTCCCAGCCCgtcccagtccccgacccctcCCTGGCCGTGGGGCTCCGCTTCCCcgccctccagaccccccaaATAATGCCCCCCATGATGACCCTGGTGCTGCCCAACTACATGTTCCCCCAGCTCAACCCCTCCATACCCCAGATGGCGGGGCCCATGGCCCAGCCCGGCGCCGCCGTCATGCCCCCGGGCCACCAGCACTTCTACAACCCCAACGCCGCCTTCCCCTTCGCCGCCCCCATGGCCCAGCCCCTCCCCATGCCGGCCGGCGTGCCCGTCCAGGGCCCGCGGGCCCCGTCCCGCTCCAGCACGCCGCAGTCCTGCGGGCAGGCGCAGGCCGAGCGCGAGGGCGCCGACTCGCCCCTCTTCCAATCgcgctgctcctcccccctcaacctgctgcagctggaggaGTCGCCGAGCAACCGGCTGGAGGTCGCCACGGCACTGGTCGCCACGGCGCTGGCCGCCGCGCCCTCCGCGCAAGGGGCCGGGGCCGGAAGCGAAGGCTCCTCCAACCAGAGGAGCTCCGAAGACCACTCCAAGGAGAACGAGAAT GGGGAGACCAACGAGTCCAACCAGGACGTCATGTCCACTTCCAGCGACCTGCtggacctgctcctccaggaggaCTCTCGCTCTGGCTCCGGCTCCCTGGGGACGGGGTCCTCGGGGTCCGGCTCGGGGTCCGGCTCGGGGTCCTCCGGGTCCGGCTCGGGGTCCGGCTCGGGTTCCAACGGCTGCAGCTCCTCGGGCAGTGGCACCA ggAGCAGCCAGAGCAGCCACACCAGCAAGTACTTCGGCAGCATCGACTCGTCGGAGAACGACCACTCCCGCAAGCCGCCTGCGGGGGGCGCCAGCGGCGACGAGCAGTTCATCAAGTCGGTCCTGCAGGACCCCATCTGGCTGCTGATGGCCAACACCAACGACACGGTCATGATGACCTACCAGATGCCCGTCAGGGACATGGAGGCGGTGCTCCGGCAGGACCGCGAGGCCCTGCGGCCCATGCAGAAGCACCAGCCTCGCTTCACcgaggagcagaagagagagctGAGCCAGGTGCACCCCTGGATCCGCACGGGGCGCCTGCCCCGCACCATCAACGTCTCG GCCTGTATGGGGTGCAAGTCTCCCCCCCTGGCCGCCCCTTACGACGTGGAGACCCACGAGATGGAGCTGGGCGGCGTCCTGGAGGCGACCGAAGAGGGCGCCGCTCAGGAGAAGGCCAAGGCCCAGCCCGACGCCGCCATGGACGAGGGCGAGGCCTCTCACGGCAAAACCCAAGGAAACGACCAGGAAATGACcacagaggaacaggaagtgacctcgcAAAAGGCGGTTGCCACTGTTATGACCcactga
- the per1b gene encoding period circadian protein homolog 1b isoform X2 translates to MSYDNSNSAPGSDSRGRLGRSEEVEEREAGPGGNPLNNNGDASASEGTNRERGSSPGSGGSSGGDPRGPNSDDTDGLSSGNDSRGRPSTRSSHGSSNGKDSAMLLETTDSNKSSTSQIPSPPSSSLAYSLLSGSSEQDPPSTSGCSSDQSARVRTQKELMKALRELKIRLPAERRGKGHSSTLEALKYALNCVKQVRANQEYYHQWSVEECHDCSLDLSTFTIEELDNITSEYTLKNTDTFSMAVSFLSGKVVYISPQGSSLLRCKPERLQSTIFSELLAPQDVSTFYSSTAPCRLPAWAACIGSVSPSVECTQEKSMFCRISADRAHGGEMRYYPFRLTPYQLTLRDSDSSEPQPCCLLIAERVHSGYEAPRIPTDKRIFTTSHTPSCLFQEVDERAVPLLGYLPQDLVGTPVLLYLHPEDRPIMVAIHKKILQFAGQPFDHAPLRMCARSGEYLTIDTSWSSFVNPWSRKVAFIVGRHKVRTSPLNEDVFTPPRGCDPRAVTPEVVQLSEQIHRLLVQPVHSGSSQGYSSLGSSASRGSRSHERPHLSAASSSDSNGPADAKVAAVAAHNPMTFQQICKDVHMVKTNGQQVFIESRNRAPLRKHAATGAVGGLRAIGGTDPIKDLIADVAGLPKNPPPTEQVRKEPPSNYSYQQINCLDSIIRYLDSCNVPNTVKRKCGSSSCTASSTSDDDKKQETSSTAKDIVMEEAPPTPTPAPPPAAPAPPAPPAVAVAPPSPAAQPEREGARRGGRFGLTKEVLSAHTQQEEQAFLCRFRDLSQLRVFDPASALRCPPTATSPLARGARCSRDYPAAGGSSGRRRGRGGKRLKHQESSDQRTPLRGPSAANACPSTYPLPMPLGAPTTSSSWPTSVASQASLPSVPYPPGMLPIYPIYPPLSQPVPVPDPSLAVGLRFPALQTPQIMPPMMTLVLPNYMFPQLNPSIPQMAGPMAQPGAAVMPPGHQHFYNPNAAFPFAAPMAQPLPMPAGVPVQGPRAPSRSSTPQSCGQAQAEREGADSPLFQSRCSSPLNLLQLEESPSNRLEVATALVATALAAAPSAQGAGAGSEGSSNQRSSEDHSKENENGETNESNQDVMSTSSDLLDLLLQEDSRSGSGSLGTGSSGSGSGSGSGSSGSGSGSGSGSNGCSSSGSGTRSSQSSHTSKYFGSIDSSENDHSRKPPAGGASGDEQFIKSVLQDPIWLLMANTNDTVMMTYQMPVRDMEAVLRQDREALRPMQKHQPRFTEEQKRELSQVHPWIRTGRLPRTINVSACMGCKSPPLAAPYDVETHEMELGGVLEATEEGAAQEKAKAQPDAAMDEGEASHGKTQGNDQEMTTEEQEVTSQKAVATVMTH, encoded by the exons ATGAGTTATGACAACTCAAACTCCGCCCCAGGAAGTGACAGTCGGGGGCGGCTGGGCAGgtcagaggaagtggaggagcgGGAGGCGGGACCAGGAGGCAACCCCCTGAACAACAACGGCGACGCGTCCgcttcggagggaaccaaccGGGAGCGAGGATCGTCGCCCGGCAGCGGGGGGTCCTCCGGTGGGGACCCGAGGGGCCCAAACTCAGACGACACGGACGGGCTGTCGAGCGGGAACGACTCCCGGGGGCGCCCGTCCACCCGGAGCTCCCACGGCTCCTCCAATGGCAAGGACTCGGCCATGCTGCTGGAGACCACAGACAGCAACAAGAG CTCCACCTCCcagatcccctccccccccagcagctCGCTGGCGTACAGCCTGCTGAGCGGCAGCTCCGAGcaggaccccccctccacctccggcTGCAGCAGCGACCAGTCGGCGCGCGTCCGCACCCAGAAGGAGCTGATGAAGGCCCTTCGGGAGCTGAAGATCCGCCTGCCGGCCGAGCGCCGCGGCAAGGGCCACTCGAGCACGCTGGAGGCCCTGAAGTACGCCCTCAACTGCGTCAAACAAGTCCGAG CCAACCAGGAGTACTACCACCAGTGGAGCGTGGAGGAGTGTCACGACTGCAGCCTGGACCTGTCCACCTTCACCATTGAGGAGCTGGACAACATCACCTCCGAgtacacactcaaaaacact GACACGTTCTCCATGGCGGTGTCGTTCCTGTCGGGGAAGGTGGTGTACATCTCCCCGCAGGGCTCGTCCCTGCTGCGCTGCAAGCCCGAGCGGCTCCAGAGCACCATCTTCTCTGAGCTGCTGGCCCCCCAGGACGTGTCCACCTTCTACAGCAGCACGGCCCCCTGCCGCCTGCCCGCCTGGGCCGCCTGCATCGGCtccg tgtccCCCTCGGTGGAGTGCACCCAGGAGAAGTCCATGTTCTGCCGGATCAGTGCCGACCGGGCGCACGGCGGCGAGATGCGCTACTACCCCTTCCGGCTCACGCCCTACCAGCTGACCCTGAGGGACTCGGACTCCTCCGagccccagccctgctgcctgCTCATCGCCGAGAGGGTCCACTCTGGATACGAGG ctCCCCGCATCCCCACAGACAAGAGGATCTTCACCACCAGTCACACTCCCAGCTGTCTGTTCCAGGAGGTGGATGAGAG gGCGGTGCCTCTGCTGGGCTACCTGCCCCAGGACCTGGTGGGGACCCCAGTCCTGCTTTACCTGCACCCAGAGGACAGGCCCATCATGGTGGCCATCCACAAAAAGA tcctccagtttGCAGGCCAGCCGTTCGACCACGCTCCCCTGAGGATGTGCGCCCGCAGCGGGGAGTACCTGACCATCGACACCTCCTGGTCGTCCTTCGTCAACCCCTGGAGCAGGAAGGTGGCCTTCATCGTGGGCCGTCACAAAGTCAGGAC gagccCCCTGAACGAGGACGTGTTCACCCCACCGCGCGGCTGCGACCCGCGGGCCGTCACCCCGGAGGTGGTGCAGCTGAGCGAGCAGATCCACCGCCTGCTGGTGCAGCCGGTGCACAGCGGCAGCTCCCAGGGCTACAGCAGCCTGGGCTCCAGCGCGTCCCGGGGCTCCCGCTCTCACGAGCGCCCGCACCTCAGCGCCGCCTCCTCCAGCGACAGCAACGGCCCCGCCGACGCCAAGGTCGCCGCGGTCGCCGCGCACAACCCC atgACGTTTCAGCAGATCTGCAAGGACGTGCACATGGTCAAGACCAACGGGCAGCAGGTCTTCATCGAGTCCCGCAACCGAGCGCCACTACGAAAGCACGCCGCCACAG GAGCGGTCGGCGGTCTCAGAGCCATCGGGGGCACTGACCCCATCAAGGACCTGATAGCAGATGTAGCTGGGCTTcccaagaaccccccccccaccgagcAGGTCCGGAAAGAGCCCCCCAGCAACTACTCCTACCAGCAGATCAACTGTCTGGACAGCAtcataag GTACCTAGACAGCTGCAACGTTCCCAACACGGTCAAGAGGAAGTGCGGCTCGTCCTCCTGCACCGCCTCGTCCACGTCGGACGACGACAAGAAGCAGGAGACTTCCAGCACCGCCaaag ACATCGTCATGGAGGAAGCCCCGCCCACTCCGacgccagcccctccccccgccgCCCCAGCCCCCCCGGCTCCGCCCGCCGTGGCCGTGGCCCCGCCCAGCCCGGCGGCCCAGCCCGAGAGGGAGGGCGCTCGGCGAGGGGGCCGCTTCGGCCTGACCAAGGAGGTGCTGTCGGCCCACAcgcagcaggaggagcaggcctTCCTCTGCCGCTTCCGAGACCTCAGCCAGCTGAGGGTGTTCGACCCCGCCTCCGCCCTGCGCTGCCCGCCCACCGCCACCAGTCCCTTAGCCAGAG GGGCACGTTGTTCCCGTGACTACccagcagcagggggcagtaGTGGCCGGCGGCGTGGCCGGGGAGGCAAGAGGCTGAAGCACCAGGAGAGCAGCGACCAGAGAACCCCCCTCCGGGGCCCCAGCGCCGCCAACGCATGCCCCTCCACCTACCCCCTGCCCATGCCCCTGGGcgcccccaccacctcctcctcctggcccacCTCAGTGGCCTCCCAGGCCAGCCTTCCCTCGGTGCCCTACCCCCCCGGCATGCTGCCCATCTACCCCATTTACCCCCCGCTCTCCCAGCCCgtcccagtccccgacccctcCCTGGCCGTGGGGCTCCGCTTCCCcgccctccagaccccccaaATAATGCCCCCCATGATGACCCTGGTGCTGCCCAACTACATGTTCCCCCAGCTCAACCCCTCCATACCCCAGATGGCGGGGCCCATGGCCCAGCCCGGCGCCGCCGTCATGCCCCCGGGCCACCAGCACTTCTACAACCCCAACGCCGCCTTCCCCTTCGCCGCCCCCATGGCCCAGCCCCTCCCCATGCCGGCCGGCGTGCCCGTCCAGGGCCCGCGGGCCCCGTCCCGCTCCAGCACGCCGCAGTCCTGCGGGCAGGCGCAGGCCGAGCGCGAGGGCGCCGACTCGCCCCTCTTCCAATCgcgctgctcctcccccctcaacctgctgcagctggaggaGTCGCCGAGCAACCGGCTGGAGGTCGCCACGGCACTGGTCGCCACGGCGCTGGCCGCCGCGCCCTCCGCGCAAGGGGCCGGGGCCGGAAGCGAAGGCTCCTCCAACCAGAGGAGCTCCGAAGACCACTCCAAGGAGAACGAGAAT GGGGAGACCAACGAGTCCAACCAGGACGTCATGTCCACTTCCAGCGACCTGCtggacctgctcctccaggaggaCTCTCGCTCTGGCTCCGGCTCCCTGGGGACGGGGTCCTCGGGGTCCGGCTCGGGGTCCGGCTCGGGGTCCTCCGGGTCCGGCTCGGGGTCCGGCTCGGGTTCCAACGGCTGCAGCTCCTCGGGCAGTGGCACCA ggAGCAGCCAGAGCAGCCACACCAGCAAGTACTTCGGCAGCATCGACTCGTCGGAGAACGACCACTCCCGCAAGCCGCCTGCGGGGGGCGCCAGCGGCGACGAGCAGTTCATCAAGTCGGTCCTGCAGGACCCCATCTGGCTGCTGATGGCCAACACCAACGACACGGTCATGATGACCTACCAGATGCCCGTCAGGGACATGGAGGCGGTGCTCCGGCAGGACCGCGAGGCCCTGCGGCCCATGCAGAAGCACCAGCCTCGCTTCACcgaggagcagaagagagagctGAGCCAGGTGCACCCCTGGATCCGCACGGGGCGCCTGCCCCGCACCATCAACGTCTCG GCCTGTATGGGGTGCAAGTCTCCCCCCCTGGCCGCCCCTTACGACGTGGAGACCCACGAGATGGAGCTGGGCGGCGTCCTGGAGGCGACCGAAGAGGGCGCCGCTCAGGAGAAGGCCAAGGCCCAGCCCGACGCCGCCATGGACGAGGGCGAGGCCTCTCACGGCAAAACCCAAGGAAACGACCAGGAAATGACcacagaggaacaggaagtgacctcgcAAAAGGCGGTTGCCACTGTTATGACCcactga